The genomic interval CTGTAATTTACCATATTCCTATCACCAGACTACCTTCTGCCGAATTTTTCATTCTTAACAGGATACAGATGTTCCCAAGTTTCAGTCTATAGGTAAATTGAATTTCCTTTAGcacatttcatttcttcttatgaAGGACACCAGTCCCATCAGAATACACCCAAGTGTTTCCTTGGACTTCCAGAGAGTATTTCACATGCTCAAGAGCGAGTCGAGAACCACGGGACATCAGCCATCTCCTGGGATCGTGTTCTCTAATATGACTTCTGCTTCTTCCTGCTGATCCCCTGGCTAGAGCAGGAAACCTCCCACATTCAAGATAGGGCCAGTTTGGATTCCAAAGAAAGAAGCAGTATGCCAGGTGATCAGCCAAAGCATTTAGAGGAACTGATGTATAGAAGGGGCTGCAGTGAGATAACGAGTATTCTACAGAGGTATTTCCACAAGGAAGAGGTCAAGCCATGGTTTGTATAAGAAGGTTTAAGGAATTTGGCTTAAGGCCCAGGTTAGTTTCTTTTAGTATTTAGGGCAACAGTTTAACTACTTAATCAGTGTTTGCTTGGATTCAAGCCTGTCAGGAAAACATGCAGCTGGACTAATCCTAGAGGCATCAAGACACCCTGTGTTTCTCAGTCAGgacagaataaaaagcaaaagaaacagagTGTGGGTATGGGGGAGGGGCTACAGCTTCACCCTGAGAATTGTACAAATCCAAGAAATGTCTTCTGAGCTCCACCACCTTCATATGTCACAGTTCTAGAGTATGATCGATGGCTTCCTCCAGCCTTTAACTGCCAACTGATCATGACCCTCTCCTTCCTCCAGTCTCCTGCCTGGTTCTCCTGAACCAGTAGGCACAGGGCTCTGTTGATAAAGTCTCCTTGAGTCCTTTCAGCCTTTCCAAGGTCAAATGAATTGGACAGGATAGAAATTGGattgggagaagaaagaaaaactctgGATATTCCATTTCACCTACCAATATTCACTCTGTAAGTGATTCAACTTAAATAGTTCATAATCTATGCTCTGCTAATTCTACTATTATATTCTAAATTTCAACAGGCATGGTGGAATCTCAGGGGCTTGGAAGGCTTGGAAGGGGctggaggatcccgagttcaaagccagccccagtaaaagcaaggcgctaagcaactcagtgagaccctgtctctaaataaaacacaaatagggctgggaatgtagctcagtggtcgagtgcccctgaattcaatcccgggtaccctccccctaaaacacacacacacacacacaaaaaaaaaaaaaaacacaaggttgtggctcagtgatagagcacttgcctagcacatgcaaggcactgggtttgattctcagcactacacataaataaataaataaaataaaggttcatcaacatctaaaaaaaattttatccccaattccattctcagcactgaatCCTGATTCTTTAATTCATATTGTATGTCAAATATGGCTATCTAGTTGACATCTCAAATTTAATTAATAGGTCCATCTTCTACTTGTTACCCAATCCAAATCTTCTTCCTCCAGATAAATGAATGGTAACACTGTACAAATGATCTGGCCCCAAACCCAGGGTCAATCTTGATTACATTCTTTCCCTCACTCCTCCAATTGACTTTCTCAGCAAATCCTGTCAAACCCCACCCCACACCACCAAATACCTTGAATATGGGCTTTTTCACATCTTGCACTGTTCACCCTAATCCCTGTGTCTGTACCCAAGTCCCTCTAGGATCTACTCTTCCTCCTGCAGCTGGAGTAGTCCTTAAATACATAAATCAGTTTTCACCAGTCTTTATGAGATCTTCCATTGGTCCCCATTTCAATTAAAGTAAAATCCAGCCTTCTTATTCTTGGCATAAAAGACTTTACGTGACCTAAGCCTTTCTACCTTTTTAACATCTTCtctatccttttcttttcctttcttttggattGATTACATTTATCTACACTTGTCAAAGTTATGCATTCTGTTTCCATCCATTGAGAAGCTATCCTACTCTTTTAACAAGAATACACAAAATCTAAAGGTAATCAATATCTTACCCTTAAAACATAGCATTACAGATACATTTAAATGgtattctcatttaaaatttttatataatttgtttacTACACCTAATTTGTAGATGCCCACAGTTTTTACTGCACCATTTTTATTGCAATACTGTGGCAGCAAAAAACAATGGAGCAGCCAAGTCTTGTACTGACCTCTGCTCTGCTAGCATGCAGAAGTCAGGGAGAGCTCCCACTATCCCATTTGGACCCCTACAAATCTGGAGGACTTAGAGGTAATGTGTGGCTTAaaccaattttaagaaaaactagTAACATTTAAGAGACTGGTAATTACATCTTCAGCTTCAAAATCATGAAGGCTGTAGATGGCATGCTGGAGATCTGGAAGtggaggggaaaataaataagcaattcGGTATTAATAAAGCATGAATCAAGAGGGAAAATGCTGAAATAAATCATTGGAAGAGGGGGTGGAAATGGACTTGAGCTGGGCTTGTATCAAGAGCTTAAGCTTTATATCAAGAGCTTACGCTTTATCCAGAGGGCATATGGGAGCCACAGTGGAATCTAAAGGGGGGTGTGACTCTAGTTTCTGCCTGTGATTTATACTTGGAGACACCTCCCAAATGCCTGTCTTACAGGGAACCACACTGCAACCAAGACTATGTAGAAACCTGTAACAGTCTACTGAAGAGAGATGATGAAagttcaaataataatatttttagtctCAGCAACCGTGAATTAAACCAGGCTTTTACTGAGCCCACTATATACTTGTTCTTGCTAACATCATGCCAATCCTACCAACCGGGCACTAGTGTTAATATCtccattttaagaaaagtaaCTTGTCCAGGTCTCTCAGAACCCAGGTCTGTTGGACTAGAGTGCTATTCTTCGCTCCCTTGGACTACAGCGTTGGAagtggggaggaaagggaggcagATGTGAAAAACATCTAGCAGGTAAATAATAGTTATAATATAGaattagatgatgatgatgatgatgacgatgacgACCACGACAGGAATGAAAGGTAGAGGCGATTTCGGTCATTTATCACACATTCGCGCCCTTAATGCCAGATTCAGCGTCTGGGAAGAGGCAAAACTGATTACCGCAATGGTGAGGAGCTAACGGTCCAAAACCATGAGAAACTCCGCAAAGCACAATTACAACACCTGCCTGGCTTTCTGGGCGGtgccgcccgccccgcccgaagAGGGGCGTGTCCTGGGCCACGTGGTCTGGCGTCCGCGCGCCGCGCTTCCGGGTTGGCTGCGCCGACGCAGAAGCAGCATCCGCGGCCCAGGAATCCTAGCTGCGGCCTGGGCAAGCCGGGTCCTGGGCGGCCTGCGTGGAGGTGCCCGCCTGGCCTCCAGGTAGGCTGGGCCGCGGCCCGGACCGCGCCGGGCGCCCATAAGAGGTAGGTCCGCTGGGTACCCGCGGTCCCTGAGCTGCGGAACCCGCGGCTGCGCGGACCCTTTGACGGCTGTCCTCCTGGCGGGCCCGCGGTTCTGGGCCTGGAGGCGGTGGCTGTCACGTGCCGTCGCTCCCGGCTCTGCGGGGTTGGGACTGGCGCGGGTAATGGAGCTGGGGTCTCCGCGCCGAGCGCTGTGTGGCTCCAGCCAGGCCCTTCCACATAGCGGTTCCGTGCAAGACCCCTTGTGGCTTACGTTGTTTTAACTTTGCAGCTTCTCCCAGATTCGCTTTGTACGCATACATTTTCTTagctttttttcatatttcacagatgaaaaataGCTGATAATGTGCAAGATCAGGGCAGGTGTAGTTCTCACTACGATATTTGCGCATCCATAAAAGTTAGTGCGGGGAAGGACTTTACAGATGTTTGATCTTATTCCGTCATTTCCAGAGGCGAATGTGAGAGATTCAAAGAATGTTGGAAATTCACCTAGCATAATCAGGTGCAACGGGAATAAGACCCAGGGCTAAGTTTTTAagtagacttaaaaaaataacagctttttGGAGATAATTAATGTGccataaaatttaccctttttATTCAAATCAGTGATACCTCATACATTTAGAGTTGTACAAACCTCACTACACCACCCTCAAACCTCTTTTTCCAGTAGTATTCAGTTCCCATTCATCCACCCCAACCCCCCACTACTTCCTGGCGGACACTAATATATTTCTATTGATTTCTCTATTCTGGAatgattatttctaattttttaattaatatattagtGGTATTTTGTTGTGGCATATTAGTTCGTACATATAACATAgtttgatcaatttcactccccTTCACTTCCCATTACCATCCCTGTCCCTCTTGTTCCTCCTATCTGAAATACGGGATGTAGATCTATATCTACTTATCTGATAATTTTGGTGCAATATTTCTGAGATGGAGGCTAAATATCTGTCTTTGTCTACTTATCTGATGTTTTTATGCTATGTATTGAGCATCAATAACTGAATATGATAAAGTGAAATAATGATTATATGTTTAATTGCAAAAAAAAGTAGTAGTAAAATTCATTAAACAATGTGAGGTTAATACAGGTTCATACGAACCATTATTAGACAATGCTTCCTCCCTATTAAACATTgtcttcttattttaaatttaagccGCCTTGACTTCTAAAGAAAATGGCAGAAACATCACCACAGCCTTCTGAACAGCTTGTTGTTCACTCAGATACTCACAGTGACACTGTCCTGGCCAGTTTTGAGGATCAGAGAAAGAAAGGCTTTCTCTGTGACATTACTTTAATCGTGGAGAATGTGCATTTCCGGGCCCACAAAGCCTTACTTGCTGCTAGTAGCGAATATTTCTCAATGATGTTTGCAGAGGAGGGGGAGATTGGCCAGTCCATTTATATGCTGGAAGGCATGGTTGCAGACACCTTTGGCATCCTGCTAGAATTTATCTACACAGGTTATCTTCATGCTAGTGAGAAAAGTACAGAACAAATCCTGGCTACTGCTCAGTTCTTAAAAGTCTACGACTTGATAAAGGCTTATACAGACTTCCAGAATAATCATAACTCCCCAAAGCCAACAACTTTGAACAGAGCTGGTACTCCAGTCGTTGTTATttctaataagaaaaatgatCCTCCAAAACGGAAACGGGGAAGACCAAGAAAAGTCAATAGTTTGCAGGAGGGGAAATCAGAACAGGCTGCAGAGGAGGAAATCCAGCTAAGAGTGAACAATTCCGTTCAGAATAGACAAAACTTTGTGGTTAAAGAAGGAGACAATGGTGTACTGAATGAACAGATTCcagtaaaagaaaaggaaggatctGACCCTGCTTGTGAACCAGGTAGAATGGAGGAGATACCCACTGAAAAAGATGAGAACTGTGATCCCAAGACCCAGGATGGGCAGGACCACCAGAGTAGATGCAGCAAGCGGAGGATTCGGAGGTCTGTCAAACTTAAAGATTATAAACTTGTTGGGGATGAAGACGACCAGGCTTTAGCCAAGAGGATATATGGAAGGAGAAAGCGCCCTAGTGGTCCTGAGGCCCGCTGTAAAGACTGTGGCAAAGTCTTTAAATACAATCACTTTTTAGCAATCCATCAGAGGAGCCACACAGGTAATTACACTTTTGCAACTTATTGCAATGCATTTTGGAATTTGgaatagtaatgataataatagcttGTACTTACTGTGTGTCTTACATGTGACAGGCATTGTAATATAGCCTTTGTACAAGTTACTGCATGTAATTCTCATAGTAATCCTGCTGGATAGGTAATATTATGcttgttttacagatgaaaagaCAGTCCCAGAAAGCTTGAATAACTTGCCGAGGGTCACCCATTTTGTAAGAGAGCTGGGATATGAACCCTGCTAACCTGATTCCAGAACCCCTCTTAATTGGAATAGTTGGTTCAAAGCTTTAGCCTCATCCAGTTATCAAGCTTTGGCCCCACTCGCTCTGCTTTGTGATTCTTAAACATTCTTCATCTTGACCAAAACATTCTTTTGCTCAGTTCTGTGTTGGTAACTTTATAATTCAGCCTTCTAGCTATAGATGCTTTCCCCTTTTTGGTCCCTCTGGCCCAGTGATGTCCATTAGACTCTTGTGATGACAAAATGTTCTCTATCTTCACTATGTAGAATAATGGCCACTTGCCTCATgggattttggggggtggggtgtaggggggaactgaggattgaactcagaggcactcaaccactgagtcacctcaccagccctgttttgtattttatttagactcagggtctcattgagttgctaggcaccttgctttttgctgaggctggctttgaacttgcaatcctcctgcctcagcctcccaaggtgctagGATTGcagcaccactgcacctggcacctCATAGGATTTTGAGCACTCAAATTATGACTAATGTGACTGGGAaactgaacttttaaatttttagttaatgAAAATTTGAATATCCACTATACTGTACTGTGCAGTGCTAGCCAGAAATCTCTTCCTCCTTTAAGCCTTCTCTCAGGTGCTTAACTCACTCTGCTTTGGGACAGGTTATAGTTGCCACTTATATATTCCTCActttaattttaaacttaaatataaGGACTGGTACTAAATCTTCTGTCATTTAGCAGCTTGCTGTCATCTGATGCTATGGTTCACAATAGCCACATTAGAATTGCCTGAGAGCTTATGTGCCTGACCCCTACCCCCAGAACTTCCTGTTTAGTTATCTAGAATCTTGGTATTACAGGTTCTTTTTTGTACTAGGTTGCTTTTGGGGGAGAGTGGgagtacccaggattgaacttgaggtcacttgaccactgagccacatccccagccctattttgtattttatctagaggcagagtctcactgaggtgcttagtgccttgctgtttctggctttgaactctccatcctcctgcctcaacctcctgagctgctgggattataggcatgtgccactgcttgcattttgttttttattttttaatcaaaatacatatgtacatagctgagcacagtggcgcatgcctgtaataccatggtttgggaggctaaggcaggagaattgcaagttcaaagccagccttagcaaaagcgaagcactgagcaactcagtgagaccctgtgtctaaataaaatacaaaatagggctgggaatgtggattaGTGGCTAAGTGCTCTGAGTTAAAAAAGATACAGATGTGTCTAATTTAAAGAGTTAAatcacactcagaaaaatgagaaattataccccatctgattcaaatgtatgatatgtcaagatcattgtactgtcatgtgtaaataatttttaaaaatacaaattcttattaaaaaataaatacagagttAAATCATTCTGTAAGActtgttaaggaaaaaaaagcatgtaGGATCTTTCCTTTTGCCTTCTGGATTCTGGAACTTGAATGTGgatctgttttcttccattttgttggATAATAGATAGATCCATACAGTTTAGAAACTCCTTTCAGTTTCAGAAAACTTTACTGAATTATTTCATTAGATGCTTTCCTCCCCTCTATTTTCCCCGTTCTCTCTTTCCAGGTGTGCTGTTTGCATGTTGAACCTCCTGGACCCATCTTccaattttctcatcattttgcTCATATTTTCCATCATTGTGTGCTGTACTTTAGGGAGAGTTCTACTTTATCTTTCAGCCCTTAGAGATTTTTCTGATtctacttttatactttttactTCTAGAACctcaccttttaaaatattttttaaaaactttttctttacTCAGGGCCGTCTGTGTTTTCTGCACAtaccttttttctcttcttcttgatATCTGCTACTAAAGTCTTTCCTTGAATGCCTACTTCATCATATGTTAGAGTAGGTTTCTAAAAGCATACCAGCCTTGCAGGTATGGAAAGTGCCTATGAAACAGTAGCCTTACTGGAGAAGTTGTGGCTGGGCCCTACTTCCTTAGAGATGCCTGGTGGGGCATTTGTAGCTCTCTTACCTTAGGCTAGTCACCTTCTAGGAAAAAGGCCTTTACTTTCCTACCTGGAAGCAGACTAGCTGCTAGTGTCTGAGTAGCCTCTCATTATCCCAAATATATCCTTTAACCTCATCTCACCAGTGCCTGACAATCCTTAAtccagaaacattttcttttactgtcttagaaaataatttccatCTTCTCTTGGCAGAGGGCAAGTGTCCTGCCTGTATGGAATAGGAGACTGGGTTTGGGTATCTTAACTACCTTTGAAATCGACTGTTCTTTACCCTCCGTCACTCCTGTGTTTAGAGATTACAGTTATTGAGCCTTTTGGAGGCTCTGTCTTAAAAATTTGGTTGTATCTTGTTGCTCTTCACTGCTTGCTTTGGGATTGTCTCTTTCAGCTTCCAAACTTTATTGCCAACATTGTCTCTCCTGTAACACTGGTCTTTGGATATATGTCTTTAAGAGAAActtctttattatcattttaatttgggAGGGAACAGAAAGACATGCAGATTCTTGCTTACACCAAGCTTTTGGGGCTTTTATTCCAGGGGAGCGACCCTTCAAATGTAATGAGTGTGGAAAAGGCTTTGCCCAGAAGCACTCTTTGCAGGTCCACACCAGGATGCACACAGGCGAGCGGCCATACACCTGCACCGTGTGCAGCAAGGCTCTGACCACCAAGCACTCACTGCTGGAGCACATGAGCCTGCACTCAGGTAGCTGGGCTTGCACCAGTGGGCCACATACCACCAGATTCCCATTCCTTGGGGTGGACATTGTTGGGATCTAAATGGTGTTTTCTCAGACTGATACCATTTCCCACATGGTGTCATTGAAAGATTGAATTAGACCTCTGTCATAGTGGAGTTCAGAGTTAAACAGCACTGACCTTCAATTAGAGCTGTAAACTGGCTTAGAATTAGCTTACTTTGAATGTCTTTGGGGAAAATTTGAATTCTCCAATTCTACACCGATCTCCACTTCTCTCTCTTGCCTTTATATACCTTTGCACATTTTAAGTTCCTGCTGAAAACTCTGAAGGCTTTTGGGTGTATAGCAATCCATTTGTATCATTACAGAAAATGGGAACCTGGGCCCACTATGTTAGTTACCTTATTAGTGTGTGATTATTCTAGCTCTCTAGTATTTTGCATGGTTCAagtgttttatcttttatttggcAGGACAGAAGTCTTTCACCTGTGATCAGTGTGGAAAGTATTTCAGCCAGAAAAGACAACTAAAGAGTCATTACCGAGTTCATACAGGTACAATGACATAAAGTGAGAGAAAATTTAgattaatggagaaaaaaatgcaaagacaaATTATTTCTGAAACATTAGGTTGATATCATAGAAGATAAATGGGTATTTATGGGAAAAGTCTTTAAAAAGGCAATCTAAATTAGAGGTTGTTGTGTTATTCTACACTATGtgtgatttaaatttaatttttgtatcaTAGTTTCGATGCCACACACAGAACCCCTACAGAATTGGTATCTTTTAAAAGTGCCACTTGCCCAAGAGGGCTTCAGTTGATAGGTTGTTAGTGATGCCTAGAGAGATACCACTTATGGCAGTTAGTCCAGGCTTTCTCCCACCTGGTCTAGTCACTGTCCTTTTTTTCTGTCAGCTGATAAGAAATGAAGGAGGGAGTAAGAGCATGATGCAAGATCAACTGGCCAGTCACTCTAGTGCTTTGATGGAAAAAGTTTATGCTTAGGAGGACTCAGAGGGTCCAGGTCTTTCAGGGAAACAGTGAGTTGAGGTACATAGGGAAATATTAACTGTtaaccaaattaataaaaaatatttcttgttgttAAAGTCCCatatttaaagtgattatttttcAGGGAAGTGCTTTAACACAAATCACTGAAGAAATGCAGGGAGAGCATATATGCACTGacactttttttattgttgcGACAAGGCCACTCATTACCGGAATGCACCCACTGTCAACGCAAATTCATGGATGTGTCTCAGCTAAAGAAACATCTACGAACACACACAGGTAAGACACCTTCTCATTTATCTTCCTTAGTACACTTGATGTTTTTAGCAGAGTGACAAATGAAGTTTCGAGTCCCCTCCTCAGCCTGTATTTGGGAATGTTTGTGTATATTGAATGAGATTTCTAAATAGAACATTTAAAAGCCCAAGGCAGAATATTGTTAGCACTGTTCTGTGGGGACATCCCATCTCTTTGTAGTTAGAAAATGGAGATTACTCGATGGGCATTATGAAAATTCATTTAGTTCCACAGAATAATACAAGTCTATTTCTGTGCTTCACTCTTAATTTACTTCAGCATTGAAGATGATTAAGATAAATTGTTTACTAAGTAAAATAGAGGGAAAGTAACAAACACTGAGAATTCACCACTTTCACCTCTGGAACTAGCACTTAACCACTTAAGCATTACCACTTTCTAAAACACAGCTACAGGAATAAAGAGGAGGCAAATTGATTAGGTcaggatagattttttttaatttaagattagAAAAGTAAAACTGTGATTCTCTTGTACCTTTTGGTAAGGGGCACATAAGAAAAACTTGTTATTGTggggctttttatttttctgtgtttttttctgtaggggggtactcaaccactaagccacattctcagccctattttgtattttatttagagacagggactcattgagttgcttagcacctcacttttgctgaagctggctttgaactcgccattctcctgcctcagcttcctaagccgctggtattacaggcgtgcaccacagttCCAGGCCTGTTGTGGGTGGTTGATAACATAATGATTCTTGTTAAATTGTACATTGAAATTATGTATCAGAATGGCTTATAGTgctttggactttttttttttttttttttttttttttttgtagatggacactatgactttatttttatgtgatggttaggatcaaacccagtgcctcacatgtgctaagtaagcactctaccactgagccataaccccagcccctggactttactttttaaatgcagGTTGAATATCTCTAATTCagaatccaaaatgctccaaaatccaaaactttttgaataTGGATATGATATTTataagtagaaaattccacacacAACTTCATGTGATGGATCACAGTCAAAATATAGAGGCACTAGAAATATTGTGCAGAATATTTTCAGAGTATGTTAAAGAGGTTTATGTGAAACATAAATGGATTTTCTTTTAGACTTGGGTCCCTTCCCTAtaatatctcattatatatatacaaatattttaaaattgggaaaaagaatccaaaattcaaaacacttctggtcccaggCATTTCTGAAAATACTCAGCCTGTATCAGTTTTCTTAAAGTCAATAAATTATCTCATGGGTTGTGAGTTTTATGAAAATGGTGTCTCTACAGTCTTTTCTCAGACACCATTCGTGGTTTCTGCAAAATTTAATTATCTATTCAGCACATATTTACTGAGTAGTTACTGGATACCAGGCACTGTTTTAGGCCCTGAATGAGAGGGACAGAGCCCTGCTGATAAGGGGCTAACATTCAGAGATAGAGAGTAAAAGAGTGTGTAACGTGTTAGGTAGTGGTGAGTGCCATGAAGAAGTAAATGCAGGGTAAGAAGCAGTATGGAATTGCTCTTTTATATAGGGACTATTCTAGAAAGGTCTCACTGATAGGAGGTCCTTTGGTTGGAGATCAGAATGTGGGTAACAAGCCAGTCGTCGTGGATATCCAGTCAAGAGCATTCTAGGTGGGGACGGGACAGCAGGTAAAAGCCTTCAGACAGAAGCATTTCTGACATGATGTAGAAATGCCAAGAGGCAGGAGCTAAAGCAGAGCAGAGAATCTGGGAATAGGAGAAAGTGGTATAGCTGGGCATTGGTACAGGGGTTCTCAGTTTAGCTACATACTTTAGTCACCtgagaagctttaaaaaaatgaaaaggcctgGGCCAGAGCCTCTGAAGTGCCTCTCTGTGTTTCTTCTGTACTCATAAGCACCTAAGGACCATAAATTTTATTCCAAGTAAGATGCCTTTATCTAAAGGGGTGAAATGACATGATTTTGAATTTTGCCCATTTTTGTCCCATTGTCCCATATGTGGAACACCtgtacaaacatatatatacataaaatatgaaatataattataataggATAATTACAATAGTATTAGTATTAGCTAATGTTAATACATAAGCTGTAAATTGTTTTCAACCTATTTTACGGCACTTGTGacagtttcattgaaatattctcAGAATTGAAAATTTTGACTTTATGGGTTAATAGAATAACTGCATCTGTCATGTGGGGTGGGGTGAGTTAAGGCTGGAGGTGAAAACGCATCTTAAGGTTGTTGTAATGATGAGGAGGTTGGCCCAGTGGGGCAGCAGTAGAGATGGCAACAACTCTGAGAAGGTGTTTAGCATGTTTTGTTTGTGGTTGGATATGGGAGTGAGATACGGAGGAGGCAAACGCAACTGGAAGGAACAAAATCTGGAGCAGACTGGGAGGAACAGATTACAGGACTTAAGAATTTGTCATGTCAGATCTGAGGGAAGCGATACAGGCAGAGCTATGAATGTGTGCACTTACACATGTGCCTGTAAATAGTGTGTGAAGTTACTATGGACTCCCCAGAGAACCAGATAGAACAGGGCTGAGGTGGCCCAGTCCTGTTGATCAGTGCCAGAGAAGTTTTATCTCCTGACAATGAGCCATAAAGCATCTGGTCACTGTGAGTAGACCAGAAGTGAGGATGTAAAGGAAGCAAAGATCTTCCCTTATAATCCCTGTGAGCCCTTCATATCCTGTCTACTTTGGAGAAGCAAAAGACAGTGGATGGTAGGTGTGTCattggggcagggggtggggttcACAATATAAAGTGTTTCGTATGACCTTGAAACTAAGCCACTAACAAATTTGGGGCTCTCCGATGGCTGGGACTATGATCCATCCTAGCACAGAGAAGCTACTTGATATGGTGTCGAAAAGCACCAGTCAACCTGTTACCTGCGCTGGGCCAGGTTGAGCAGTACAGATCATGTCAGCAGATCCATGCTCAGTTGGAAAACCTAGATTGACATTCATATCTTACATCTTTAAGGGCAGACTCTCCTAGGGTTAGATGTTCTGCACCAAGCACTAGATAAGTCAGAGGCAAAATCAATGTATTTTATTCCCTAAGAGGGTATCCTTAGTGAGGGAGATGAACCTATTTGAAAGGGATGTCAGGTGTCTGGCAGATGGTCGGTACTGATGAGCCAAAGGGAGAGGATGCCTAGCTTAGGCTTTTGAGCTTGCATCTGTGCTTGTCTCTGTACCTGGAGCTGTGCAGGCTTATTTGGATCAGTTGAAATCAAGCAGATTCACAAAACTGGTAGGCAGTGAATATATGAACAAAGGGGCTACATCTTCCTGACATCAGGGTACACAGAAACCATGATAGTGATCTAAAACTTCTTTGGTTAGCTGGGGGCAAGTCAAGGGAATTATCCCAAGCAATGGAAAAGCCCGGTGTGAGGCATTTCCAACTCCATAGTGCAGCCCTACTCCTCATGCATCCCTGTCCCTTGAATGGTGTTAGGTAAAC from Ictidomys tridecemlineatus isolate mIctTri1 chromosome 8, mIctTri1.hap1, whole genome shotgun sequence carries:
- the Zbtb24 gene encoding zinc finger and BTB domain-containing protein 24 isoform X2, which encodes MAETSPQPSEQLVVHSDTHSDTVLASFEDQRKKGFLCDITLIVENVHFRAHKALLAASSEYFSMMFAEEGEIGQSIYMLEGMVADTFGILLEFIYTGYLHASEKSTEQILATAQFLKVYDLIKAYTDFQNNHNSPKPTTLNRAGTPVVVISNKKNDPPKRKRGRPRKVNSLQEGKSEQAAEEEIQLRVNNSVQNRQNFVVKEGDNGVLNEQIPVKEKEGSDPACEPGRMEEIPTEKDENCDPKTQDGQDHQSRCSKRRIRRSVKLKDYKLVGDEDDQALAKRIYGRRKRPSGPEARCKDCGKVFKYNHFLAIHQRSHTGQKSFTCDQCGKYFSQKRQLKSHYRVHTGHSLPECTHCQRKFMDVSQLKKHLRTHTGEKPFTCEICGKSFTAKSSLQTHIRIHRGEKPYSCGICGKSFSDSSAKRRHCILHTGKKPFSCPECNLQFARLDNLKAHLKIHSKEKHASDASSVSGSSSSTEEVRNILQLQPYQLSTSGEQEIQLLVTDSVHNINFMPGPSQGISIMTAESSQNMTADQAANLTLLTQQPEQLQNLILSAQQEQTEHIQSLNMIESQMEPSQTEPVHVITLSKETLEHLHAHQEQTEELHLAASASDPAQHLHLTQEPESPPPTHHVPQPTPLVQEQS